Proteins co-encoded in one Leptospira yasudae genomic window:
- the guaA gene encoding glutamine-hydrolyzing GMP synthase, whose product MEIQKKIAVVDFGGQYAHLIASRIRRLGAYTEILSNEEPLSNYKKYAGIILSGGPESVYEPDSPTISTEIFELGIPVLGICYGHQLIMKLLGGVVERSGTGEYGPASLELHVSNGNSLSLLKNFVGGEQVWMNHADEVVKLPSGFTRIASSKDCGYAVVENSSKRIFGIQFHAEVSHSEKGSILLDNFVQICGASRTWGLDQFLKEKIKEIQTTVKPEQKIFMLVSGGVDSTVSYLLLCKALGAERVLGFLIDTGFMRKGEVLPLQEKLTAQNIHLTVRDESNLFYESLKGKSDPEEKRKIVGNLFLEARDRAVKDLDLEHGDWLLGQGTIYPDTIESGGTKHSHTIKTHHNRVEAIQKLIEEGKVIEPIRDLYKDEVRDLGVILGLEPEWVGRHPFPGPGLVVRMLAVEKQGTPEDQKAIDSYLATQNGLEGKILPVASVGVKGDRRSYANCAVLNDIGTDWKTLDRVATHLSNQFSFINRVVLLPFEPEVKKLNFQFTGMHLDKKCSDLLREADHAVESVIRKAGLYDKIWQMPVVLLPIGETENEKSIVLRPVESQEAMTANFFRMERSLLQEIKTEVQKIPGIRYVFFDLTNKPPGTIEWE is encoded by the coding sequence ATGGAAATCCAGAAGAAAATTGCCGTAGTAGATTTCGGCGGGCAGTATGCTCACCTGATTGCGTCCAGAATCCGAAGACTCGGAGCCTATACGGAAATTCTCTCCAACGAAGAACCGCTTTCCAATTATAAAAAATACGCAGGCATCATTTTATCGGGCGGACCGGAAAGCGTTTACGAACCGGACTCTCCCACCATCTCTACGGAAATTTTCGAACTCGGAATTCCCGTTCTCGGAATTTGCTACGGGCATCAACTCATCATGAAACTATTAGGCGGAGTGGTCGAACGCTCCGGCACGGGAGAATACGGACCGGCTTCTCTCGAACTCCACGTTTCCAACGGAAATTCCCTTTCTCTTTTGAAGAATTTTGTCGGAGGAGAACAGGTTTGGATGAATCACGCGGACGAGGTGGTGAAACTTCCTTCCGGCTTTACGAGAATCGCTTCTTCGAAAGATTGCGGTTACGCGGTTGTGGAGAATTCTTCCAAACGAATTTTCGGAATTCAGTTTCACGCGGAAGTCAGTCATAGTGAAAAGGGTTCGATCCTTTTGGACAATTTCGTTCAGATCTGCGGAGCTTCCCGCACTTGGGGGCTCGATCAGTTCTTAAAGGAAAAAATCAAAGAGATTCAAACGACCGTAAAACCGGAACAGAAAATCTTCATGCTCGTTTCGGGCGGAGTCGATTCGACCGTTTCCTATCTTCTTTTATGCAAGGCGCTCGGCGCCGAACGCGTTCTCGGATTCTTAATCGATACGGGCTTTATGAGAAAGGGAGAAGTTCTTCCTCTTCAGGAGAAACTCACCGCGCAGAACATCCACCTAACGGTGAGAGACGAATCGAATCTCTTTTACGAAAGTCTGAAAGGTAAATCCGATCCGGAAGAAAAAAGAAAGATCGTCGGAAATTTATTTCTGGAAGCGCGGGATCGCGCCGTGAAAGATCTCGATTTGGAACACGGAGATTGGCTCTTAGGACAAGGAACGATTTATCCCGATACGATCGAATCCGGCGGAACCAAACATTCTCATACCATTAAGACGCATCATAATCGAGTCGAAGCGATTCAAAAATTGATCGAAGAAGGAAAGGTGATCGAACCGATCCGCGATCTTTACAAGGACGAAGTCCGCGATCTCGGAGTGATTCTCGGTTTGGAACCGGAATGGGTGGGACGTCATCCGTTTCCGGGACCGGGTCTTGTAGTTCGCATGCTCGCCGTCGAAAAGCAGGGAACCCCCGAAGATCAAAAGGCGATCGATTCGTATCTTGCGACCCAGAACGGACTCGAAGGAAAGATTCTTCCGGTTGCAAGCGTGGGAGTCAAAGGTGATCGAAGATCGTATGCCAACTGCGCGGTGTTAAACGATATCGGAACCGATTGGAAAACTCTCGACCGAGTCGCAACTCATCTTTCGAATCAATTTTCCTTTATCAATCGAGTCGTTCTTCTTCCCTTTGAACCGGAAGTAAAGAAGCTGAACTTTCAGTTTACGGGAATGCATCTCGATAAGAAATGTTCGGACCTTCTACGCGAAGCGGATCACGCGGTAGAATCGGTGATTCGTAAAGCGGGTCTTTACGATAAAATCTGGCAGATGCCCGTCGTTCTATTGCCGATCGGTGAAACGGAAAACGAAAAGAGTATCGTTCTGCGTCCGGTGGAATCGCAGGAAGCGATGACGGCGAATTTCTTTCGGATGGAGCGTTCTTTATTGCAGGAAATCAAAACGGAAGTCCAAAAAATTCCGGGGATTCGTTACGTGTTCTTTGATCTCACGAACAAACCTCCCGGAACCATCGAGTGGGAATAA
- a CDS encoding ferredoxin, which translates to MATKIAYVDKDNCTSCNQCADNLPKYFQMDDNDTSETHIGGEMVNQAPIPEEDWKIVQKEMDECPGECIQWKK; encoded by the coding sequence ATGGCGACTAAAATTGCGTATGTAGACAAGGACAACTGCACTTCCTGCAATCAATGTGCGGACAATCTTCCGAAATACTTTCAAATGGATGACAATGATACTTCGGAAACTCATATCGGAGGAGAAATGGTAAACCAAGCTCCGATCCCGGAAGAAGACTGGAAAATCGTTCAGAAAGAAATGGACGAATGCCCGGGCGAATGTATCCAGTGGAAAAAATAA
- the queF gene encoding preQ(1) synthase produces the protein MDFHSTPLWDFDTDSDLGKRIFAVERSKSLVIKELFMETTHPETYDGRQDHIPGLKTPEIESFTNVYEGKDYTIDFTVPEFTAVCPKTGLPDFGVIYVSYIPTKRCIELKSFKEYILSYRNVGIFHEFLVNKIMEDLIQAVEPKYLKVIGDYNARGGIKTIVTREYSKD, from the coding sequence CTGGATTTCCATTCCACCCCTCTTTGGGACTTTGATACGGACTCGGATTTGGGAAAAAGAATTTTCGCTGTGGAGAGATCGAAAAGTCTGGTCATCAAGGAACTATTCATGGAAACGACTCATCCAGAAACCTACGACGGTAGACAGGATCATATCCCAGGGCTGAAAACTCCCGAAATCGAATCTTTCACCAATGTTTACGAGGGAAAGGATTATACAATCGATTTTACGGTTCCAGAGTTTACGGCGGTTTGTCCGAAGACGGGGCTTCCCGATTTCGGAGTGATTTACGTTTCCTATATCCCGACCAAACGTTGTATCGAACTCAAGTCCTTCAAAGAATACATTCTCAGTTATCGTAACGTGGGAATCTTTCACGAATTTCTCGTGAACAAGATTATGGAAGATCTGATTCAAGCGGTCGAGCCGAAATACTTGAAAGTGATCGGAGATTACAACGCGCGAGGCGGGATTAAAACCATCGTCACGCGGGAATATTCAAAGGACTGA
- a CDS encoding SemiSWEET transporter, whose amino-acid sequence MDSITFLGYIASLLTTVSFLPQLIRIVMGGSTKDISRNMYIVFVTGVVLWFIYGCLKQDFPIILANVFTFIFTSIILYFKLRNDAKGQ is encoded by the coding sequence ATGGACTCCATTACGTTTTTAGGTTATATCGCTTCCCTCTTGACTACGGTTTCTTTTTTACCGCAGCTCATTCGAATCGTGATGGGCGGAAGCACGAAGGATATTTCCAGAAACATGTACATCGTCTTCGTGACCGGCGTAGTTCTCTGGTTTATTTACGGCTGCCTCAAACAGGATTTTCCGATCATCTTAGCGAACGTGTTTACGTTCATCTTCACTTCGATCATTCTTTATTTTAAGTTAAGAAACGACGCAAAGGGACAGTGA
- the fliM gene encoding flagellar motor switch protein FliM, whose protein sequence is MTEILSQDEIDALLSAISSGEVNESDYASVSEQKKVKIYDFKRPDKFSKDQIRTLQMMHETFARLATTGLSAQLRALVSVHVASVDQLTYEEFIRSIPNPTTLAVINMDPLRGSAILEIDPSISFTIIDRLFGGKGEQAKISRELSEIEMSVMEGIIVRILGNMRESWSTVIDLRPRLGNIETNPQFAQVVPPNDMVVLITLETKIGEVEGMTNLCIPYITIEPIINKLSAQYWYSSIRKGELDENRAVIQERLDQVAIPLIAEVGSVDVSINDFMNLSIGDVVKLENTSTRSEMIVKVGERKKFKCLPGRVGSRLAIQIGERVEDIPDELLGSTRSEQEY, encoded by the coding sequence ATGACAGAGATTTTATCCCAGGATGAAATTGACGCGCTACTCAGCGCCATCAGTTCCGGAGAAGTCAACGAATCGGATTACGCTTCCGTTTCCGAGCAGAAGAAAGTAAAGATCTACGACTTCAAACGTCCGGATAAATTTTCAAAAGACCAGATTCGTACGCTGCAGATGATGCACGAAACCTTTGCGCGTTTGGCTACGACGGGTTTATCGGCGCAGCTTCGAGCCCTCGTATCCGTTCACGTTGCGTCGGTGGATCAGTTGACTTACGAAGAATTCATCCGTTCGATTCCGAATCCTACGACTCTTGCAGTAATCAACATGGACCCGCTCCGCGGTTCCGCGATCTTAGAAATCGACCCTTCGATTTCGTTTACGATCATCGATCGTCTGTTCGGCGGTAAAGGCGAACAAGCCAAGATTTCCCGGGAATTATCGGAGATCGAGATGAGCGTAATGGAAGGGATTATCGTGAGAATTCTCGGGAACATGCGGGAATCCTGGTCCACGGTAATCGACTTACGGCCCCGACTCGGGAACATCGAAACGAATCCTCAGTTCGCGCAGGTAGTTCCTCCCAACGACATGGTGGTTTTGATCACACTTGAAACCAAGATCGGGGAAGTGGAAGGGATGACGAACCTTTGTATTCCTTACATCACGATCGAACCGATCATCAATAAATTATCCGCGCAGTATTGGTATTCTTCCATTCGGAAAGGGGAACTCGACGAAAACCGCGCCGTGATCCAAGAGCGACTCGATCAGGTCGCAATTCCGCTGATTGCGGAAGTGGGTTCGGTGGACGTTTCCATCAACGATTTTATGAATCTTTCCATCGGCGATGTGGTGAAACTCGAAAACACGTCCACGAGATCCGAGATGATCGTAAAGGTCGGGGAAAGAAAGAAGTTCAAATGTCTTCCGGGAAGAGTGGGAAGCAGACTTGCGATCCAGATCGGAGAGCGAGTCGAGGATATTCCGGACGAATTGTTGGGTTCCACCCGTTCCGAACAGGAATACTAA
- a CDS encoding DUF4505 family protein codes for MRQRRTYFYQLDGRGRLFHDFSELKDPAFLDFFIERIRKNDTGEHSEYPFLSVCNGEWNFIQPATTIFVFRKLENGNLYYSPSHSVPFQPENLKVFHESLAHPAPLEEWGSFSSELLLEFSKRILQRENQLFLEYEGKNFLISKENSL; via the coding sequence ATGAGGCAAAGAAGAACCTATTTTTATCAGCTCGACGGACGAGGAAGACTCTTCCACGATTTTTCAGAACTCAAGGACCCCGCGTTTCTGGATTTTTTTATCGAGAGAATCCGAAAGAACGACACGGGAGAACATTCCGAGTATCCGTTTCTTTCCGTTTGCAACGGAGAATGGAATTTCATACAACCTGCGACGACGATTTTCGTATTTCGGAAATTGGAAAACGGAAATCTCTACTATTCCCCGAGTCATTCCGTTCCGTTTCAACCGGAGAATCTCAAAGTCTTCCACGAATCGCTCGCGCATCCCGCTCCTCTCGAAGAATGGGGTTCCTTTTCTTCCGAACTTCTTCTCGAATTTTCCAAACGAATTTTACAACGAGAGAATCAACTTTTCCTGGAATACGAAGGAAAGAACTTTTTGATCTCGAAAGAGAATTCTCTCTAA
- a CDS encoding O-antigen ligase family protein yields MKERITNGLKTLSLVSLGLFLLSFPQSVSVSQIFGGLTIASATPLFFLDSESGKTWKRIRIPFLLFFGIYLCLFFSSLWHADRFSPFFQKFLKRSEFGDFWMLLLFPASFLVASQEKNQIVLKRFLFASASIAILLGCISLFSEVRIGKFVANGFKYVPGDRLQHFSGNIGPIKLYLPIGMMNTHLTFGGLLGIFLPGLFVDWFQSVKRKRDFTLFLKTLLVFAGFGILFFNQSRSVWLGVFVTLLLLLLKGTFAIRKNLPQISLRSRIAAGLVLFGVLISAGTLFRNNWLIQRSISQIFEVHNTENQRYYIYKNTIPLLRENWFAGVGGGNYKDSHWKESAKMIQANEQLWYELYITPRGHAHNDLLHFFTTGGIFAALLFLLFWGRMFSNFFRSDYSSIQGIPILAIGILSLFPAGFFQCYLLDDEVVLPFFAFCGIFLGGRLNTFKPENSSSDSNSGSSPSDPQETARSIFSSEEISTPIPSASLSFGSGELLSWICNNRFFLIQILASIGVPILLYWLFWIPRLNLEPLEVYNRRVRSSELALIKEVQKNILKFESPSSRSKPFDHADPFRAGRLSFFTSTLSAEQASLPFQVEGCLTHRYPNPPLPRKTPFSFTIFLPETPKNSPKTAEITIVSRDSFDQDQLYWAHGEADLFTIHVALKNGANPILVGGGLLETTPPEFPNEVFFRDYKIRFSGFETGKPIEFPKLYFGKICDTVFPLPQ; encoded by the coding sequence TTGAAAGAACGGATCACAAACGGACTCAAAACTCTGTCCTTGGTTTCACTTGGATTGTTTCTTTTGAGCTTTCCTCAATCCGTCAGCGTCTCTCAGATTTTCGGAGGGCTTACGATCGCGTCCGCAACTCCCCTGTTCTTTCTCGACTCTGAATCCGGTAAAACCTGGAAACGAATTCGAATTCCGTTTTTGCTTTTTTTCGGAATTTATCTTTGTCTTTTTTTCTCTTCTCTTTGGCACGCGGATCGGTTTTCCCCCTTCTTTCAAAAGTTTCTAAAACGATCCGAGTTCGGAGATTTTTGGATGCTTCTTTTGTTTCCCGCTTCGTTTCTGGTGGCTTCCCAGGAAAAGAATCAAATCGTTTTAAAACGATTTCTATTCGCATCGGCATCGATCGCGATTCTGTTGGGTTGCATCAGTTTGTTTTCCGAAGTACGAATCGGAAAGTTTGTCGCCAACGGATTTAAATACGTGCCCGGAGATCGACTTCAGCATTTTTCGGGAAACATCGGTCCGATCAAACTCTATCTCCCCATCGGAATGATGAACACGCACCTGACGTTCGGCGGCCTTTTGGGAATCTTCTTACCCGGACTTTTCGTGGATTGGTTTCAGTCCGTAAAAAGGAAACGCGATTTTACGCTGTTTCTCAAAACCCTTTTGGTCTTTGCAGGATTCGGAATCTTATTTTTCAACCAGAGCCGATCGGTTTGGCTCGGAGTTTTTGTGACGTTGCTCCTTCTTCTGCTAAAAGGAACCTTTGCGATCCGAAAGAATCTCCCGCAAATTTCCTTGCGTTCAAGAATTGCTGCCGGACTCGTTTTATTCGGCGTTTTGATCTCGGCGGGAACTTTATTCCGAAACAATTGGCTGATTCAAAGATCGATCTCACAAATATTCGAAGTTCATAATACGGAGAATCAACGGTATTACATCTATAAAAACACGATTCCCTTGCTTCGGGAAAATTGGTTCGCGGGAGTCGGCGGAGGAAACTATAAGGATTCCCATTGGAAAGAATCCGCAAAGATGATTCAAGCGAACGAACAACTTTGGTATGAACTCTATATCACTCCGAGAGGACACGCGCACAACGATCTTCTGCATTTTTTTACGACCGGAGGGATTTTTGCGGCCTTATTGTTTCTTCTGTTTTGGGGAAGAATGTTCTCGAACTTCTTTCGTTCCGATTATTCTTCCATACAAGGAATTCCGATTTTGGCGATCGGAATTTTAAGTCTGTTTCCGGCCGGATTCTTTCAGTGTTATCTTTTGGACGACGAGGTGGTTCTTCCCTTTTTCGCGTTTTGCGGAATTTTTTTGGGAGGAAGGCTCAACACTTTTAAGCCGGAGAATTCTAGTTCCGATTCGAATTCCGGTTCGTCGCCTTCCGATCCGCAGGAAACCGCAAGATCGATTTTCAGCTCGGAAGAAATATCCACACCGATTCCAAGCGCATCTTTATCGTTCGGAAGCGGTGAACTTCTTTCTTGGATCTGCAACAACCGATTTTTCCTCATTCAGATTCTCGCGTCGATCGGCGTTCCGATCCTTCTGTATTGGTTGTTCTGGATTCCTCGATTGAATTTGGAGCCGCTGGAAGTTTACAATCGAAGAGTTCGCTCTTCCGAACTTGCGTTGATCAAGGAAGTGCAGAAGAATATTCTAAAATTCGAATCACCTTCGAGTCGATCCAAGCCCTTCGACCACGCCGATCCGTTCCGGGCAGGACGATTGTCTTTTTTCACTTCTACTCTGAGCGCAGAGCAGGCTTCTCTTCCGTTCCAGGTCGAAGGCTGTCTAACGCACCGTTATCCGAATCCGCCTCTTCCCCGCAAAACGCCGTTTAGCTTTACGATTTTTCTTCCGGAAACTCCGAAGAATTCTCCCAAAACCGCGGAGATCACGATCGTATCTCGGGATTCCTTCGATCAGGATCAGCTCTATTGGGCGCACGGAGAAGCGGATCTGTTTACGATCCACGTCGCATTAAAAAACGGAGCAAATCCGATCCTGGTCGGCGGAGGACTTCTCGAAACGACTCCCCCGGAATTTCCGAACGAAGTCTTTTTCCGCGATTATAAAATCCGTTTTTCCGGTTTTGAAACGGGAAAGCCGATCGAATTTCCGAAACTGTATTTTGGGAAGATTTGCGATACGGTGTTTCCGTTGCCGCAATAG
- a CDS encoding adenylate/guanylate cyclase domain-containing protein — protein sequence MPNDQEIEDFKKQFVENQKGIEELNQKLNRKTREVEIIQSISSEILNTLDLDLIFERIMKVMDEVFGFKHAMILMVEENSEILKVVASRGYEEGGIGATVEFGKGVIGVVAKKRKIMRMVGISTQMRYAGQVGQSLGMEEKKIELPGLKDAKSQIAIPLLVKEKLLGVFAVESEEINAFKLLDEMILSIVGNQIAVAIENAAAYHTQQQLSEAYSRFVPKELLSLLSKRSILETQLADQTEGLMTVMFSDIRGFTTLSETMTPNENFRFINDYLGMIAPVIKEHHGFIDKFIGDAIMAIFPSRAEDAVEASLAMMRALRRFNELRKEKNQDPIDIGIGIHTGHLMLGIIGHENRMEGTVIGDSVNLASRVEGLTKEFKCSIIASEVTIASLKDKDQFQHEFLDEVKVKGKSQAVKVYKIENPV from the coding sequence GTGCCGAACGATCAGGAAATCGAAGACTTCAAAAAGCAGTTCGTCGAGAACCAAAAAGGAATCGAAGAACTCAACCAGAAGCTGAACCGAAAAACCAGAGAAGTGGAGATCATTCAATCGATCTCTTCCGAAATTCTCAACACGCTGGATTTGGATCTGATTTTTGAACGAATCATGAAAGTTATGGACGAGGTCTTCGGATTCAAACACGCAATGATTCTGATGGTCGAAGAGAATTCCGAAATTCTCAAGGTCGTTGCAAGCCGAGGTTACGAAGAAGGCGGAATCGGAGCCACCGTAGAATTCGGTAAAGGAGTGATCGGAGTCGTCGCAAAAAAAAGAAAGATCATGCGAATGGTCGGAATCAGCACGCAGATGCGTTACGCGGGTCAGGTCGGACAATCCTTGGGAATGGAAGAAAAGAAAATCGAACTTCCCGGATTGAAGGACGCAAAGAGTCAGATCGCGATTCCCCTTCTCGTAAAGGAAAAGTTGCTCGGCGTCTTTGCGGTGGAAAGCGAGGAAATCAACGCGTTCAAACTTTTGGACGAAATGATTTTGAGCATCGTCGGAAATCAGATCGCAGTCGCGATCGAAAACGCAGCGGCCTATCATACGCAGCAGCAATTATCCGAGGCTTACAGTCGTTTCGTTCCGAAAGAACTTCTTTCCCTTTTGAGCAAACGATCGATTTTGGAAACGCAGCTCGCCGATCAAACCGAAGGTCTCATGACCGTGATGTTCTCGGACATTCGGGGTTTTACGACTCTTTCCGAAACGATGACTCCGAACGAAAACTTTCGATTTATCAACGATTACTTGGGAATGATCGCGCCCGTCATCAAAGAACACCACGGGTTTATCGATAAGTTTATCGGAGACGCGATTATGGCGATCTTTCCTTCACGCGCGGAGGACGCGGTGGAAGCTTCTCTCGCTATGATGCGCGCCTTACGACGATTCAACGAACTTCGAAAGGAAAAGAATCAGGATCCGATCGACATCGGAATCGGAATTCATACGGGACATTTGATGCTCGGAATCATCGGGCACGAAAACCGCATGGAAGGAACGGTGATCGGTGACAGCGTGAACTTGGCTTCCCGCGTAGAAGGTTTAACGAAAGAATTCAAGTGTTCGATCATTGCGAGCGAAGTCACGATCGCTTCCCTCAAAGACAAGGACCAATTTCAGCATGAATTCCTGGACGAGGTCAAGGTCAAAGGAAAGTCGCAGGCCGTAAAAGTATATAAGATCGAAAATCCCGTTTAA
- a CDS encoding peptidylprolyl isomerase, translated as MRIITGIVILLSFFACNRNPFAQTRYQPEVYTPSSVVVPKPDAAVIPLPEKPAVYAIFLTTQGNMAVELFDQDAPKTVQNFIDLAQGEKEFLARNGQKVKKPFYDGLTFHRVIENFMIQGGCPNGDGTGGPGYRFDDEINGKSLGLDKIQAGQAPYYQYQLQRAVANELQIKNREEAEAKRELIEKAFEDAKKLSVLEILFRTGYKYNETLKSHRAIKGSLAMANAGPNTNGSQFFINQVDTPHLDGLHTVFGQLVSGADVVDRIVKAGNSKTTIKKVLIVDKRAAATTAQ; from the coding sequence ATGAGAATCATTACCGGAATCGTTATCCTTCTTTCCTTTTTTGCGTGTAACCGAAATCCGTTTGCACAAACCCGTTATCAACCGGAAGTTTATACTCCTTCTTCGGTCGTAGTTCCCAAGCCGGATGCTGCGGTGATTCCGCTGCCGGAAAAACCCGCCGTCTATGCGATCTTCTTAACGACTCAGGGAAACATGGCCGTGGAACTTTTCGATCAAGACGCGCCGAAAACGGTTCAGAACTTTATCGATCTGGCACAAGGAGAAAAAGAATTCTTAGCCAGAAACGGACAAAAGGTGAAGAAACCTTTTTACGACGGACTTACGTTTCACCGAGTCATCGAGAACTTTATGATCCAAGGCGGTTGTCCGAACGGCGACGGAACCGGTGGACCGGGATATCGTTTCGACGACGAGATCAACGGAAAGTCTCTCGGTCTCGACAAGATTCAAGCCGGACAAGCTCCGTATTATCAGTATCAACTGCAAAGAGCAGTTGCCAACGAACTTCAAATTAAAAACAGGGAAGAGGCGGAGGCAAAACGGGAACTGATCGAAAAAGCGTTCGAAGACGCGAAGAAGTTATCCGTTCTCGAAATTCTTTTTAGAACCGGATACAAATATAACGAAACCTTAAAGTCTCACAGAGCGATCAAAGGTTCTCTCGCGATGGCGAACGCGGGACCGAACACGAACGGATCGCAATTCTTCATCAACCAAGTCGATACTCCTCACTTGGACGGACTTCATACCGTATTCGGACAATTGGTTTCCGGAGCCGACGTAGTGGATCGGATCGTAAAGGCCGGAAATTCCAAAACGACGATCAAAAAAGTTCTCATTGTGGACAAAAGAGCGGCGGCGACCACGGCACAATGA
- the lsa33 gene encoding surface adhesin Lsa33: protein MIQKGLCLALIVLFAIDCGKSKKDDLQGGVFTFIKGTVKLSDKAGKEKKVGLSEFILPEDKIETGKDSYADVQLMDGVIIRIKENTSLTLNKIYVDSKNAEIYSDITLNKGKIFSKVGTKLTKSSGFKVTTPTSTAAVRGTDFQVEVEGNKTETLVSDGAVEVVDNDNPDQTNTADAGEKIVSDGKTQKEEKLSEDELKELQEDAATVQSVTEEQRQRIEEILKDFKENKERILQGLEEQKQRNQELINATKEENRRMIDEVKESGKAEKEAIKNAAEEEKKNIKAGIDKDKEALENSRKSLKDQVKPQ, encoded by the coding sequence ATGATTCAAAAAGGTTTATGCCTTGCATTGATCGTCTTATTCGCTATCGACTGTGGAAAATCCAAAAAGGATGATTTGCAGGGCGGAGTTTTTACCTTTATCAAAGGAACCGTTAAACTTTCGGACAAAGCCGGAAAGGAAAAGAAAGTAGGACTTTCGGAGTTTATTCTTCCGGAAGATAAGATTGAAACGGGAAAGGATTCCTACGCGGACGTTCAATTGATGGACGGCGTTATCATCCGTATCAAAGAAAATACGAGTCTGACGTTGAACAAGATTTATGTGGATTCGAAAAACGCGGAGATCTATTCCGATATCACCTTAAACAAAGGAAAGATCTTTTCCAAGGTCGGAACGAAGCTGACCAAGTCTTCCGGATTTAAGGTTACCACTCCGACATCCACAGCGGCCGTTCGCGGAACCGATTTCCAAGTGGAAGTGGAAGGAAACAAAACCGAGACGCTCGTATCCGATGGAGCGGTAGAAGTCGTCGATAACGACAATCCGGATCAAACCAACACCGCCGACGCGGGAGAAAAGATCGTATCCGACGGTAAAACTCAGAAAGAGGAAAAACTTTCCGAAGACGAGTTGAAGGAACTTCAGGAAGACGCTGCAACCGTTCAATCCGTAACCGAAGAACAAAGACAAAGAATCGAAGAGATACTGAAGGACTTTAAGGAGAATAAAGAAAGAATTCTCCAAGGTTTGGAGGAACAAAAGCAGAGAAACCAAGAACTCATCAACGCTACGAAAGAAGAAAATCGCAGAATGATCGATGAGGTGAAGGAATCCGGTAAAGCCGAAAAAGAAGCGATTAAAAACGCTGCCGAGGAAGAGAAAAAGAACATCAAGGCCGGTATCGACAAAGATAAAGAAGCCTTGGAAAATTCCAGAAAATCTCTCAAAGACCAAGTAAAGCCTCAATAA
- a CDS encoding pyridoxamine 5'-phosphate oxidase family protein has translation MIPETLQPCLQGIVPSIMVTSSKEGIPNATIVSQVYQVDSSHVAISNQFFGKTHINSVENRYAMLQVLNPETLEPWILEIYYQRTETEGDLFDAMEMQLEAIASMSGMSEVFKLKAADIFEVRSARILSEAKEA, from the coding sequence ATGATACCCGAAACACTACAACCTTGTCTTCAAGGAATCGTCCCTAGCATCATGGTTACTTCTTCCAAAGAAGGGATTCCGAACGCAACGATCGTAAGCCAAGTCTATCAGGTGGATTCTTCCCATGTGGCGATCTCGAATCAATTTTTCGGGAAGACGCATATCAATTCCGTGGAAAACCGTTACGCGATGTTGCAGGTTTTAAATCCCGAAACCCTCGAACCTTGGATTTTAGAAATCTACTACCAGCGAACCGAAACCGAAGGAGATTTGTTCGACGCGATGGAAATGCAGCTCGAAGCGATCGCCTCCATGTCGGGGATGAGCGAAGTATTCAAGCTCAAGGCGGCCGATATTTTCGAGGTCCGCTCCGCGAGAATTCTTTCGGAAGCAAAGGAAGCATAA